The following proteins are co-located in the Siansivirga zeaxanthinifaciens CC-SAMT-1 genome:
- a CDS encoding DUF6377 domain-containing protein yields the protein MKKLLLFLTSLTLSIQCYGNSNLDSLLLELEVTMRKRAFFDNAKKLRVENLKKLINDKDSSSLQNNYFIINEIINEYEKYSFDKALFYIEKNLQIAKKLNNNKLEKESQLKLAKLLATSGRYKEGIDVLNEIRRNELPEKLLEQYYFNYVEGYSGLSFYTTVQTTKERYSQLYLIYQDSLQQKLDPNSDQALALIEKELRDNRNIVEALRINSKRLSQLKLGTTKYSLVTFERALLYGLNNNARDQKMFLALSAISDITASVKDNASLTELAMILFEEGDIERAYKYIDFSVEDTEIYNSRLRFVNISNKLSVISKAFEEKNLEQQAELKKMLLYISVLALFLLFTILYIYRQIKRLSSARKALKKANIQLTNLNERLSITNSDLNRLYNELSNTDKIKEQYIGTFLNLYSDYINKLDTYRKMVRNYLVSNKTKTLLELTKSKQLVDNELQIFYQNFDKSFLHIYPNFIREVNGLLKPGEQIKLNKDEVLNTELRILALIRLGLTNSSKISKILRYSVNTIYNYRVKIKNSALNRDTFEDDVKKIQ from the coding sequence TTGAAAAAACTTTTATTATTTCTTACATCTTTAACATTAAGCATTCAGTGCTACGGCAATAGTAATCTTGATTCATTATTATTAGAGCTGGAGGTTACTATGCGCAAAAGAGCTTTTTTTGATAATGCCAAAAAATTAAGAGTTGAAAATTTAAAAAAACTCATTAATGATAAAGATAGTAGCTCATTACAGAATAATTATTTCATAATAAATGAAATAATTAATGAATATGAAAAGTATAGTTTTGACAAAGCGCTATTCTATATCGAAAAAAACTTACAAATAGCAAAGAAACTAAATAACAATAAGCTTGAGAAAGAGTCACAACTAAAGTTAGCCAAACTTCTAGCAACATCTGGAAGGTATAAAGAAGGTATTGATGTTTTAAATGAAATTAGGCGGAATGAACTTCCAGAAAAACTTCTAGAGCAATATTATTTTAATTATGTAGAAGGATATTCTGGATTAAGTTTTTATACCACTGTACAAACTACCAAAGAGCGTTATTCTCAACTCTACTTAATCTATCAAGATTCCCTTCAACAAAAATTAGATCCAAATTCAGATCAAGCACTTGCGTTAATCGAAAAAGAATTAAGAGATAATAGAAATATTGTAGAAGCATTAAGAATCAATTCTAAACGATTATCGCAATTAAAATTAGGCACAACAAAATATTCTCTAGTAACTTTTGAAAGGGCTTTACTCTACGGTCTTAATAATAATGCAAGAGATCAAAAAATGTTTTTAGCACTTTCTGCTATCTCAGACATTACGGCATCGGTAAAAGATAACGCTTCCCTTACTGAACTTGCCATGATTTTATTTGAGGAAGGCGATATTGAAAGAGCATATAAGTATATTGATTTCTCGGTTGAAGATACTGAAATTTATAACTCAAGGCTACGCTTTGTAAACATCTCGAACAAACTATCTGTTATATCAAAAGCCTTTGAAGAAAAGAACCTAGAACAACAAGCCGAACTAAAAAAAATGCTCCTATATATAAGTGTACTTGCATTATTTCTTCTATTTACCATATTATATATTTACAGACAGATAAAACGATTGTCTTCTGCTAGAAAAGCATTAAAAAAAGCCAACATACAACTTACAAATTTAAACGAACGATTAAGTATAACAAATTCAGACCTGAATAGATTATACAACGAATTATCTAACACCGACAAAATAAAAGAACAATATATAGGGACTTTTTTAAACCTTTATTCAGACTATATAAACAAACTAGACACCTATCGAAAAATGGTTAGGAACTATTTAGTATCAAACAAGACTAAAACCTTATTAGAACTTACAAAATCGAAACAACTCGTAGACAACGAACTTCAAATTTTTTATCAAAATTTCGATAAATCTTTTTTACATATATACCCTAATTTCATAAGAGAGGTTAATGGCCTCCTAAAACCAGGAGAACAAATTAAACTTAACAAAGATGAAGTTTTAAACACTGAACTAAGAATTCTTGCACTGATAAGATTAGGCTTAACAAATAGTTCCAAAATATCTAAAATTTTACGTTACTCTGTAAACACTATTTACAATTACAGAGTAAAAATAAAAAACAGCGCCCTAAATAGAGATACTTTCGAAGACGACGTTAAGAAAATACAATAA
- a CDS encoding SusC/RagA family TonB-linked outer membrane protein → MKTTKRLLLLVILLPLFSVAQVTIKGKVTDGNNQPIPGVSILVKGTEKGTTTNFDGLYTLSANVNSASILVFSYLGMTSVEEPINGRSTINVMMQESTEALNEIVVIGYGAQQKKDITGSVSQIKSEVLESRSNAQIGSLLQGQATGVEVLANSGKPSAGLSIRIRGTNSITSGSEPLYVVDGVPTTDTRSINPADIESISVLKDASSAAIYGAQGANGVVLITTKRGTTEKPKLTFDTYLGVSQVWNTLPVLNGEQYRDLMTELGQTTDWDRFNQNTDWQQEIFQNGISNNYQLAMSGRNEGSNYYVSAGYTNQEGVVKSSELERFNFKINFDQDINEWLKVGTRIAYTQYKDVDVNDNNAVNQGGVLLGALTTPANIGIFNEDGSFTSNPFQNWENPLASTDGLDREFNSQRFLGNLYFEIKPIKNFTFKTNVGIDNSFGVFDSFLDPFRTGFGRALQGRSINSTNKSSYYIVENTLSYNNTLNNHKIEALIGSVNQKNKFENSYIETRNFASATVTTANGGSEIFGATADKAEKANSSFLGRLNYAYDDKYLVTANFRADGSSVFGPNKRWGYFPSFSLGWRMSQENFLKDSKTLSDLKLRAGWGIVGNDQIQNYAYLGRVGSGANYPIGGVVQPGTFPASIENLELKWEESNQTNVGIDVSLFNNKVNIVADVYIKRTKDLLFDAPLPNATGFTSAIQNIGELENKGIEFSVSTKNINSENFNWDTNFNISFNRNEITRLVDSDVFQGGIAGGRGEAALIREGEPLGILYGYIYGGVDPQTGNAFYLDRNGVSTFTPSADDRTIIGDANPDFTYSLTNNFSYKGFTLMIYLQGSQGNDMLNATRIETEGLIDPKNQSIAVLDRWRQPGDITTIPRAVFGNSDNSRVSTRFIEDASYLRVKALTLGYKFPKNMLDKINLSALRLYVTGENLLTFTDYSGFDPEVNAFGGSNTIRGIDFGTYPQSRTTLFGLSVTF, encoded by the coding sequence ATGAAAACCACAAAGAGACTTTTATTACTAGTTATTCTATTGCCTTTATTTTCTGTTGCTCAAGTTACCATCAAGGGTAAAGTAACAGATGGCAATAACCAACCCATTCCTGGCGTATCGATTCTCGTAAAGGGCACAGAGAAAGGAACAACTACTAATTTTGATGGCTTGTACACTTTAAGCGCAAATGTAAATAGTGCAAGTATTCTTGTTTTTAGTTACCTAGGAATGACTTCGGTTGAAGAACCAATTAATGGCAGATCAACTATTAATGTGATGATGCAAGAAAGCACAGAGGCATTAAATGAGATCGTAGTAATTGGTTACGGTGCTCAGCAGAAAAAGGATATCACAGGCTCGGTATCCCAAATTAAATCAGAAGTTTTAGAGAGTCGCAGCAACGCGCAAATAGGCTCCCTATTACAGGGTCAAGCTACAGGTGTGGAAGTATTGGCGAATTCTGGCAAGCCGTCTGCAGGTTTAAGCATAAGGATTAGAGGTACCAACTCTATAACCTCAGGTAGTGAACCTTTGTATGTAGTAGATGGTGTACCTACAACAGATACCCGATCTATAAACCCTGCCGACATTGAGTCTATTTCGGTATTAAAAGATGCATCATCAGCAGCAATATATGGTGCTCAAGGGGCTAATGGTGTTGTGCTTATTACAACCAAACGCGGTACAACTGAAAAACCAAAATTAACTTTTGACACGTATTTAGGTGTCTCCCAAGTATGGAATACGCTACCTGTTTTAAATGGTGAGCAATACAGAGATTTAATGACTGAACTTGGCCAAACTACAGACTGGGATAGATTTAATCAAAACACAGACTGGCAACAAGAAATATTTCAAAATGGTATTTCAAACAATTATCAGTTAGCTATGTCTGGTAGAAATGAAGGTTCTAATTATTACGTATCAGCTGGTTATACCAATCAGGAAGGAGTTGTAAAAAGCTCTGAACTTGAGCGTTTTAATTTCAAAATTAACTTTGACCAAGATATAAACGAGTGGTTAAAGGTTGGAACTAGAATTGCATATACTCAATACAAAGATGTAGATGTAAATGATAATAATGCTGTAAATCAAGGTGGTGTTTTACTAGGAGCACTTACAACACCTGCTAATATTGGCATATTTAATGAAGACGGTTCTTTCACCAGTAATCCATTCCAAAACTGGGAAAACCCATTAGCTTCAACAGATGGTTTAGATCGTGAATTTAATAGCCAACGTTTTTTGGGTAACCTATATTTTGAAATAAAACCAATTAAGAATTTCACCTTTAAAACTAATGTTGGAATTGATAATAGTTTTGGTGTTTTTGATTCGTTTTTAGATCCATTTAGAACAGGTTTTGGTAGAGCTTTACAAGGTAGATCTATAAATAGCACTAACAAAAGCTCATATTACATTGTAGAAAACACCTTGTCATACAACAACACGTTAAATAATCACAAAATTGAAGCGTTAATAGGTTCTGTTAATCAAAAAAATAAGTTTGAAAACAGTTATATTGAAACACGCAATTTTGCAAGCGCTACAGTTACAACAGCTAATGGTGGTTCTGAAATTTTTGGAGCTACAGCAGATAAGGCTGAAAAAGCAAACTCATCTTTTTTAGGAAGATTAAACTATGCCTATGACGACAAATATTTAGTTACTGCCAATTTTAGAGCAGATGGTTCAAGCGTTTTTGGTCCCAACAAGCGATGGGGTTATTTCCCTTCATTTTCTCTAGGATGGCGAATGTCGCAAGAAAACTTCTTAAAAGATTCCAAAACACTTAGTGACCTAAAACTACGTGCTGGTTGGGGTATTGTAGGTAATGATCAAATTCAGAATTACGCGTATTTAGGTCGTGTAGGAAGCGGTGCTAACTATCCAATAGGTGGTGTAGTACAACCTGGTACCTTCCCTGCTTCTATTGAAAACTTAGAACTTAAATGGGAAGAGTCTAATCAAACTAATGTTGGTATAGATGTTTCTCTATTTAATAACAAAGTGAATATTGTTGCAGATGTCTACATAAAAAGAACAAAAGATTTATTATTTGATGCACCGTTACCAAATGCTACAGGTTTTACCAGTGCCATCCAAAATATTGGAGAGTTGGAAAATAAAGGAATTGAATTCAGCGTTAGTACAAAAAATATTAATTCTGAAAATTTTAATTGGGATACCAATTTCAACATTTCATTTAACAGAAATGAAATTACTAGACTCGTAGATTCTGATGTATTTCAAGGAGGTATTGCCGGAGGCCGTGGAGAAGCGGCTTTAATTAGAGAGGGTGAGCCATTAGGGATTCTTTACGGTTATATATACGGCGGTGTAGATCCACAAACTGGAAATGCATTTTACTTAGACCGTAATGGAGTTTCTACATTTACACCTTCAGCAGATGATAGAACTATTATTGGCGATGCCAACCCAGACTTTACATATTCATTAACCAACAACTTTTCATACAAAGGATTTACCTTAATGATTTATTTACAAGGTTCTCAAGGAAATGATATGTTAAACGCTACAAGAATTGAAACCGAAGGACTTATTGACCCAAAAAATCAATCTATTGCTGTATTAGACAGATGGAGACAACCTGGAGACATTACAACAATTCCAAGAGCTGTTTTTGGTAATTCAGATAATTCCAGAGTATCAACACGTTTTATTGAAGATGCTTCCTATTTAAGAGTAAAAGCGCTTACCCTAGGCTATAAATTCCCTAAGAATATGTTAGATAAAATAAACCTAAGTGCTCTAAGACTTTATGTTACCGGTGAAAATCTATTAACCTTTACTGATTACTCTGGTTTCGACCCAGAAGTAAATGCCTTTGGAGGCAGTAATACCATAAGAGGTATAGACTTTGGTACTTATCCGCAATCGAGAACCACGCTTTTTGGCTTAAGTGTTACTTTTTAA
- a CDS encoding RagB/SusD family nutrient uptake outer membrane protein — protein sequence MKLNKILLIILSLALFTNCDDFLDLTPISEETSADAYNNASQIEAALTGAYESFQSSEYYVWDNLLFQDMRADNNYAGGDNPEIFAIDFLNITPTHSRLFTHWSNIYNAISKANVVLERVDGINDPQLTNERKAQIRGEALFLRSYHYFTLAKLWGSVPLITASIKATTAESVNIPKSPIEDIYAQITSDLELAATLLPDTYGNNAITKARATSGAAHALAAKAYAQQPNPDYKAVLAHITEVEKSDANYRLINYNQLFDGNNPNNAESIIEVQYLGGNEGNFGPQLLLPPSISGDTWRKFVTPSVDIVNAFDAEGDVVRKNASILFEQVQWVDEYWGNAAGSTIPFGYKWKNASGFASADNTYLIRYGDIVLLKAEALNELNQLEAAATEVDRIRNRAQLPNLTAAQKSSKAILKQNILKERRLELFLEGQRWDDLVRNGQIVSTMNNLVEIDLRTNTPVNYNMTEAKIFLPIPQQELDRNPALIP from the coding sequence ATGAAACTAAATAAAATATTATTAATAATTTTAAGTCTCGCACTTTTTACAAACTGCGATGATTTTTTAGACCTTACTCCTATTTCGGAGGAAACAAGTGCAGATGCCTACAACAATGCATCTCAAATAGAGGCGGCACTTACTGGAGCATACGAATCGTTTCAATCTTCAGAATATTATGTATGGGATAATTTATTATTCCAAGACATGCGCGCAGATAATAATTATGCAGGTGGGGACAATCCGGAAATTTTTGCCATAGATTTCTTAAATATAACACCAACGCATTCCAGACTTTTTACACATTGGTCTAACATTTATAATGCTATTTCTAAAGCAAATGTTGTTTTAGAACGCGTTGATGGGATTAACGACCCACAATTAACTAATGAAAGAAAAGCGCAAATTAGAGGTGAGGCACTATTTTTAAGATCTTATCACTACTTTACTTTAGCAAAACTTTGGGGTAGCGTTCCGTTAATAACGGCATCGATAAAAGCAACCACAGCTGAAAGTGTGAACATTCCAAAATCACCCATTGAAGATATCTATGCACAAATCACTTCAGATTTAGAATTGGCAGCAACTTTGCTACCTGATACTTACGGAAATAACGCAATAACAAAAGCCAGAGCAACTTCTGGTGCAGCACATGCCTTAGCCGCTAAGGCTTATGCGCAACAACCAAATCCTGATTATAAAGCTGTTCTAGCACACATAACTGAAGTTGAAAAAAGTGATGCTAATTACAGATTAATTAATTACAATCAGCTATTTGATGGTAACAACCCCAACAATGCTGAATCTATAATAGAGGTTCAATATTTAGGTGGCAACGAAGGTAATTTTGGTCCGCAGTTATTGTTACCACCTTCCATTAGTGGCGATACATGGAGAAAATTTGTAACACCATCGGTAGATATTGTTAACGCATTTGATGCCGAGGGAGATGTTGTTAGAAAAAATGCATCCATATTGTTTGAGCAAGTTCAATGGGTTGATGAATATTGGGGAAATGCTGCCGGTAGTACCATCCCTTTTGGTTATAAATGGAAAAATGCCAGTGGTTTTGCAAGTGCAGACAACACATATTTAATACGATATGGGGATATTGTACTACTTAAAGCCGAGGCCTTAAACGAATTAAACCAACTGGAAGCAGCAGCCACTGAAGTTGATAGAATTAGAAACAGAGCGCAACTACCAAATTTAACCGCTGCCCAAAAAAGCTCTAAAGCTATATTAAAACAAAATATATTAAAGGAGCGTCGCCTTGAACTTTTTCTAGAAGGTCAAAGATGGGATGATCTAGTACGAAACGGACAAATTGTATCGACCATGAACAACCTAGTTGAAATTGATTTACGTACCAACACACCAGTAAACTATAATATGACAGAAGCTAAAATATTTCTACCAATTCCGCAACAGGAATTAGACAGAAACCCAGCTTTAATACCTTAA